The Exiguobacterium aurantiacum DSM 6208 genome includes a window with the following:
- a CDS encoding phenylacetate--CoA ligase family protein: MTIIALQDVYFKAPIRFQNWMTSLYGLKLWQERYGKAYERELVALRNRRTDETSVRTDQLDRLNAFLQFCETNNEYYARLFKEANVTLPLRSFEEMKQIPILDKQTVRSTPSIYSNIKTDIVGQTGGTTGASLQVKFTKEDYQIRMAHLDYFKEQHGFKKGMKRASFTGRVICEPDQKAPVFWRYNRPMNQLLLSLFHLTPTNIPHYIEALNRFKPAVLDSAPSAMIDIASYMKEHGIKLDFQMVAIFPTSETLTASGRALLEEAFNAPVFDQYASSEGAPILTECSHGHMHLHHETGFIEPYGEEGEILVTSFTTHGTPLVRYRIGDRMKFGEGTCPCGQGGTYVTSIEGRQSNYVVTPKGAKVYEGDLTSIVRVLPNSVIQTQFRQFDLHHIEMRYIKDSERFLPSHERVLERELKELFGADVEITLTPVKQIPRGPNGKIVVIEKLMDQIS, from the coding sequence ATGACAATCATCGCGTTGCAGGACGTATATTTTAAAGCACCGATTCGCTTCCAAAACTGGATGACGTCGTTGTACGGATTGAAATTGTGGCAAGAGCGTTACGGGAAAGCGTATGAACGTGAACTCGTCGCGCTGCGTAACCGACGGACCGATGAAACGTCGGTTCGGACAGACCAACTCGACCGGCTCAACGCGTTTTTACAGTTTTGCGAGACGAACAACGAGTATTATGCGCGCTTGTTCAAAGAAGCGAACGTGACGCTCCCGCTCCGTTCCTTCGAGGAGATGAAACAGATTCCCATCCTCGATAAACAGACGGTCCGGTCGACTCCTTCGATCTATTCGAACATTAAGACGGACATTGTCGGACAGACAGGAGGGACGACCGGTGCGTCGCTCCAAGTGAAGTTCACGAAAGAGGATTATCAAATCCGTATGGCCCATCTCGACTACTTCAAAGAACAACACGGTTTTAAGAAAGGGATGAAGCGGGCGAGTTTCACGGGACGGGTCATCTGTGAACCTGATCAAAAGGCTCCGGTGTTCTGGCGTTACAATCGTCCGATGAACCAATTGCTCTTATCGTTGTTCCATTTGACGCCGACAAACATTCCGCATTATATCGAAGCGCTCAATCGGTTCAAACCGGCCGTGCTCGACAGCGCCCCGTCCGCGATGATTGATATCGCTTCGTACATGAAAGAACACGGCATCAAGCTCGACTTTCAAATGGTCGCCATCTTCCCGACGTCCGAGACGTTGACGGCATCAGGGCGTGCCTTGCTCGAGGAGGCGTTCAACGCGCCGGTCTTCGACCAATACGCCTCATCAGAAGGGGCGCCGATTTTAACGGAGTGCAGCCACGGCCACATGCACTTGCATCATGAGACCGGCTTTATCGAACCGTACGGGGAAGAAGGGGAGATCCTCGTCACGAGCTTCACGACACACGGCACACCGCTCGTGCGCTACCGGATCGGAGACCGGATGAAGTTTGGGGAAGGGACGTGCCCGTGCGGCCAAGGCGGCACGTACGTCACATCGATCGAGGGACGGCAGTCGAACTACGTCGTCACGCCGAAAGGCGCAAAAGTATACGAAGGCGATTTGACGTCAATCGTCCGCGTCTTACCGAACTCGGTCATCCAGACGCAGTTCCGGCAGTTCGACTTGCATCACATCGAGATGCGCTATATCAAAGATTCAGAACGATTCCTTCCGTCTCACGAGCGGGTGCTCGAGCGGGAGTTGAAAGAACTGTTCGGTGCCGACGTCGAGATCACCCTCACCCCGGTCAAGCAAATCCCGCGCGGACCGAACGGGAAAATCGTTGTCATCGAAAAGCTGATGGATCAAATTTCATAA
- a CDS encoding nucleotide sugar dehydrogenase, whose translation MDMDKLISESRTTRRTIANRHIAVVGLGYVGLPVAVALGEVGDVVGLDINEARIRELNEHVDSTREVEREALEAASVDYTTDATQLETTDFIIIAVPTPINEQNQPDLGPICSATRAVGKHLRPGTIVVYESTVYPGLTEEECIPLLEQESGLRAGIDFKVGYSPERINPGDRVNTFRTIKKVVAAEDEETLDIVAAVYETVVDAGVHRASSIKVAEAAKVIENTQRDLNIALMNELAIIFERMDIDTLEVLEAAGTKWNFLNFRPGLVGGHCIGVDPFYLTMKSEMLGYHPEVILAGRRINETMGSFIATSLIKTMIRQNMPVLGSRVTVLGMSFKENVSDIRNSKVASLVREIEEFGLEVQVYDPLVDHEEVKHEYGIDVKAYHELKPAEVVIYAVSHDEFVEAGWKVAARQLKMGRGVVMDLKGILDRSTKPEEVHLWRL comes from the coding sequence ATGGACATGGATAAACTCATCTCAGAATCACGGACAACACGACGAACCATTGCCAATCGCCATATCGCCGTCGTCGGACTCGGATACGTCGGACTCCCGGTCGCGGTCGCGCTCGGAGAAGTCGGGGACGTCGTCGGATTAGACATCAATGAGGCGCGGATTCGGGAGTTGAACGAGCACGTCGACAGCACCCGGGAAGTCGAACGGGAAGCGCTCGAGGCCGCATCGGTCGACTACACGACGGACGCGACGCAATTAGAGACGACAGATTTCATCATTATCGCGGTCCCGACCCCGATCAATGAACAGAACCAGCCGGACCTCGGTCCGATTTGCAGCGCCACGCGTGCCGTCGGGAAACATCTCCGTCCAGGCACGATCGTCGTGTACGAATCGACCGTCTATCCGGGTTTGACCGAAGAAGAGTGCATCCCGTTGCTCGAGCAAGAGTCCGGGCTTCGGGCCGGCATCGACTTCAAAGTCGGTTACTCTCCGGAGCGGATCAACCCGGGTGACCGCGTGAACACGTTCCGGACGATTAAAAAAGTCGTCGCCGCCGAGGACGAAGAGACACTCGACATTGTCGCCGCCGTCTATGAGACGGTCGTCGATGCCGGTGTCCATCGCGCCTCGTCAATCAAAGTCGCCGAAGCGGCGAAAGTCATCGAGAACACGCAACGTGACTTAAACATCGCGCTCATGAACGAACTCGCCATCATCTTCGAGCGGATGGACATCGATACGCTCGAAGTGCTCGAGGCAGCAGGGACGAAGTGGAACTTCCTCAACTTCCGGCCTGGACTCGTCGGCGGACACTGCATCGGTGTCGACCCGTTCTATTTGACGATGAAATCGGAGATGCTCGGCTACCATCCGGAAGTTATCTTGGCCGGCCGCCGCATCAACGAGACGATGGGTAGCTTCATCGCCACGTCGCTCATCAAGACGATGATTCGTCAAAACATGCCGGTGCTCGGCTCCCGTGTCACCGTCCTCGGGATGTCGTTCAAAGAGAACGTGAGTGACATTCGCAACTCGAAAGTCGCCTCGCTCGTCCGCGAGATCGAGGAGTTCGGGCTCGAGGTACAAGTGTACGACCCGCTCGTCGACCATGAAGAAGTGAAGCATGAATATGGCATTGATGTGAAAGCCTACCACGAATTGAAACCGGCCGAGGTCGTCATTTATGCCGTCTCGCACGATGAGTTCGTTGAAGCCGGCTGGAAAGTCGCCGCCCGGCAACTGAAGATGGGCCGCGGTGTCGTCATGGATCTAAAAGGGATTCTCGACCGCTCGACGAAGCCCGAGGAGGTGCACTTATGGCGCCTTTGA
- a CDS encoding glycosyltransferase family 4 protein gives MAPLKILQFCAVDATADVLLRPLIESLKAEGHQVDVACAYGDRTDRLRDEGWVIHTLPIDRKFHPRRNLQTIQELVTLLRQEKYDAIHVHTPVAAALGRVAARIARTPHILYTAHGFYFHERMSRVAYELIFWLEKSLAALATDWLLLQSEEDYSLAKTRQFKRDDRLLHLGNGIDLNRFKPVMKPRDPEQLKFLFVGRLVQEKGILDLLEAFADLSKRHPGATLTIAGELLPNERDQETGKRVEAYLADNPNVHYAGFVTDTPTLFNNHDVFLLPSYREGLPRSILEAMASGLPVIATNIRGCREEVIDHETGYLVPVADPSALTAAMESFITHPERLDTYGRRGREVVEERFDESIVLTRQLDLFAQISAREVG, from the coding sequence ATGGCGCCTTTGAAGATTCTTCAGTTTTGCGCGGTCGACGCGACCGCCGACGTCTTGTTGCGACCGCTCATCGAGTCGCTCAAGGCGGAAGGGCATCAAGTCGACGTCGCCTGCGCTTACGGGGACCGGACCGATCGGTTACGGGATGAAGGCTGGGTTATCCATACGTTGCCGATCGACCGGAAATTCCATCCGAGACGAAACTTGCAGACGATTCAAGAACTCGTCACGCTTTTGCGACAGGAAAAATATGATGCCATCCACGTGCACACGCCGGTCGCCGCCGCACTCGGACGAGTCGCCGCCCGCATCGCCAGAACGCCACACATCCTTTATACGGCGCACGGTTTTTATTTCCACGAGCGGATGAGCCGCGTCGCATACGAACTCATCTTTTGGCTCGAGAAGTCGCTCGCCGCGCTCGCCACCGATTGGTTGCTTCTTCAAAGTGAAGAAGACTACTCGCTCGCAAAGACTCGTCAATTCAAACGTGATGACCGTCTGCTCCACCTCGGCAACGGCATCGACTTGAACCGGTTCAAGCCTGTCATGAAGCCGCGTGACCCGGAACAGTTGAAGTTTTTGTTCGTCGGCCGTCTCGTCCAAGAGAAAGGGATCCTGGATTTGCTCGAAGCGTTCGCTGACTTGTCGAAGCGTCATCCTGGCGCGACACTCACGATCGCCGGTGAACTGTTGCCGAACGAACGCGATCAAGAGACGGGGAAACGCGTCGAAGCGTATCTCGCCGACAACCCGAACGTTCATTATGCCGGTTTCGTCACGGACACCCCGACGTTATTCAACAACCATGACGTCTTCTTGCTGCCGTCCTATCGTGAAGGATTGCCGCGCTCGATTTTAGAGGCGATGGCGTCTGGTCTTCCGGTCATCGCGACGAACATTCGCGGGTGCCGCGAGGAAGTGATCGACCACGAGACAGGCTATCTTGTACCGGTCGCCGATCCGTCCGCGCTCACCGCGGCGATGGAGTCGTTCATCACGCATCCCGAGCGGCTCGACACATACGGACGCCGTGGCCGGGAAGTCGTCGAGGAGCGGTTCGATGAATCGATTGTACTGACACGGCAACTCGATTTGTTCGCGCAAATCAGTGCGCGGGAGGTAGGCTGA
- a CDS encoding MerR family transcriptional regulator translates to MVTIQQLAKLAGTTPRTLRHYDAIGLLVPTRDANGYRRYSKRDVERLQLILFYRSLDFSLETIHTLLESDTDRAHILTTQVSALREKAAYFATLAETAEATLASLQGGVQMEDEALFKGLSFDELKAHEAKHETEVKSRWSDSDAYATSQKRSHGRSKDDWEALSQQQVDLVKPLIDLFTAGVSVEDERVQTAVEANHAFINDHFYDCSLDMFSGLGQMYVADARFTAFYDKYAPGLAVYYNDAIQHYCITNS, encoded by the coding sequence ATGGTTACGATTCAACAACTCGCAAAACTCGCCGGCACGACGCCCCGGACGCTTCGTCATTACGACGCGATCGGATTGCTCGTCCCGACGCGTGACGCGAACGGCTATCGCCGTTATTCGAAACGAGACGTGGAGCGGCTGCAACTCATTTTATTTTATCGCTCGCTCGATTTTTCGCTCGAGACGATTCATACGTTGTTAGAAAGTGATACGGACCGGGCCCACATCCTCACGACACAAGTGAGCGCGCTACGTGAAAAGGCCGCCTATTTCGCGACACTCGCCGAGACGGCCGAAGCGACGCTCGCTTCACTACAAGGAGGGGTTCAAATGGAAGACGAAGCATTATTCAAAGGCTTGTCGTTCGACGAGCTGAAAGCACACGAAGCGAAGCATGAGACCGAAGTGAAGTCGCGTTGGAGTGACAGTGACGCGTACGCGACGTCTCAAAAACGTTCCCACGGTCGGTCGAAAGACGACTGGGAAGCGCTCAGCCAACAGCAAGTCGACCTCGTCAAACCGCTCATCGACTTGTTCACGGCCGGTGTCTCGGTCGAAGATGAACGCGTCCAAACGGCGGTCGAGGCGAACCATGCGTTCATCAACGATCACTTCTACGATTGCTCGCTCGACATGTTCAGCGGTCTTGGACAGATGTACGTAGCAGACGCGCGCTTCACGGCGTTCTATGACAAGTACGCCCCCGGCCTCGCCGTCTACTACAACGACGCGATTCAACATTATTGCATCACGAACAGCTAA
- a CDS encoding GNAT family N-acetyltransferase — protein sequence MIRLATQADLRAVDQLILRKAEEFHAAGKTQWQKYLEPSRTDFVRHDVMNGSVYVYEQEGTIVGAVSLIPPTSWDHNLWDDADAAVYLHRLVVDSGMKGKRVGEQLMRHALAETTGSVRLDCVATNEFLNEYYPQFGFVYIGERDGFSLFAKEC from the coding sequence ATGATTCGTTTGGCCACACAGGCCGATCTTCGAGCGGTCGATCAGTTGATTTTAAGGAAAGCTGAAGAATTTCACGCAGCCGGAAAAACACAGTGGCAGAAATATTTAGAGCCGAGCCGGACCGATTTTGTACGCCACGACGTCATGAACGGGAGCGTGTACGTCTACGAGCAAGAGGGGACGATCGTCGGGGCGGTCAGCTTGATCCCACCGACGTCATGGGACCACAATTTATGGGACGACGCGGATGCGGCCGTCTACTTGCACCGACTCGTCGTCGATTCGGGCATGAAAGGGAAACGCGTCGGCGAGCAGTTGATGCGCCACGCCCTCGCCGAGACGACCGGTTCGGTTCGGCTTGACTGCGTCGCGACGAACGAGTTTTTGAACGAGTATTATCCTCAATTCGGTTTCGTGTACATCGGGGAGCGGGACGGGTTCTCCTTGTTCGCAAAAGAGTGTTGA
- a CDS encoding glycoside hydrolase family 13 protein has translation MQLLQRDHHTQTKTLKRNWWKEAVAYQIYPRSFYDANGDGIGDIQGIIDKLDYLKELGVDVIWICPMYKSPNDDNGYDISDYQDIMDEFGTMEDFDRLLNEVHARGMKLLLDLVVNHTSDEHPWFIESKSSKDNPKRDWYIWRDGKPDGSKPNNWESIFGGSAWEFDETTEQYFLHVFSKKQPDLNWENSDMRQAVYNMINWWLDKGIDGFRVDAISHIRKHPSFGDLPNPEGLDFVPSFEMHMNVDGIHGYLEELRDETFNKHDIMTVGEANGVSPDDAHLWVGEKDGKMNMVFQFEHMGLWREDAESKLDVVHLKNVLTKWQKGLEEDGWNALYVENHDQTRTVSAWGDDERYWKESAKSIAMMYFLMQGTPFIYQGQEIGMTNVKFDSIDQYDDIATRNRYYIGLEHGKSHEDMMEITWNSSRDNTRTPMQWNAGPNAGFTFSDTPWFGINPNYADINVEAQLEDEDSILNFYKEMIRLRKQDETFVYGTYDVVLPEHPEIYAYTRTLGDSQYLVMTNLTGKEAIFATDMTLRSEDVVLQNMPLEPHDETTLLHLKPFEGRVYKLS, from the coding sequence ATGCAACTTTTACAACGTGATCATCACACACAAACGAAAACACTGAAACGAAATTGGTGGAAAGAAGCCGTCGCTTACCAAATCTATCCGCGCAGTTTTTACGATGCGAATGGGGACGGGATCGGCGACATTCAAGGTATCATTGATAAACTTGATTATTTGAAAGAGCTCGGCGTCGACGTCATCTGGATTTGCCCGATGTACAAGTCGCCGAACGACGACAACGGTTATGACATCAGCGACTATCAAGACATCATGGATGAGTTCGGGACGATGGAAGACTTCGACCGTCTTTTGAATGAAGTTCATGCGCGCGGCATGAAGCTGCTTTTAGACCTCGTCGTCAACCATACGTCTGACGAGCATCCGTGGTTCATCGAGTCGAAGAGTTCGAAAGACAACCCGAAACGCGACTGGTACATTTGGCGCGACGGCAAACCGGACGGGTCGAAGCCGAACAACTGGGAGTCGATTTTCGGTGGGTCAGCGTGGGAGTTCGACGAGACGACGGAACAGTATTTCCTCCACGTCTTCTCGAAGAAGCAACCGGACTTGAACTGGGAGAACTCGGACATGCGCCAGGCCGTGTACAACATGATCAACTGGTGGCTCGACAAAGGCATCGACGGATTCCGCGTCGACGCGATCAGCCACATCCGTAAACATCCGTCGTTCGGCGACTTGCCGAACCCGGAAGGTCTCGACTTCGTCCCATCGTTCGAGATGCATATGAACGTCGACGGCATCCACGGCTATTTAGAAGAACTCCGCGACGAGACGTTCAACAAGCACGACATCATGACGGTCGGCGAGGCGAATGGCGTCTCGCCTGACGACGCCCACCTTTGGGTCGGCGAGAAGGACGGCAAGATGAACATGGTGTTCCAATTTGAACACATGGGACTATGGCGCGAAGACGCCGAATCGAAACTCGACGTCGTCCACTTGAAAAACGTCCTCACGAAGTGGCAAAAAGGGCTCGAGGAAGACGGCTGGAACGCCCTCTACGTCGAGAACCATGACCAGACACGCACCGTGTCGGCTTGGGGCGATGATGAGCGCTATTGGAAAGAGAGTGCGAAGTCGATCGCGATGATGTATTTCCTCATGCAGGGGACACCGTTTATCTATCAAGGCCAAGAGATCGGGATGACGAATGTCAAGTTCGACTCGATCGACCAATACGATGACATCGCGACGCGCAACCGTTACTACATCGGCCTCGAGCACGGCAAGAGCCACGAGGACATGATGGAGATCACGTGGAACTCGTCACGTGACAACACGCGGACGCCGATGCAATGGAACGCAGGACCGAACGCCGGATTCACGTTCTCGGACACGCCTTGGTTCGGCATCAACCCGAACTATGCGGACATCAACGTCGAAGCGCAACTCGAAGACGAGGACTCGATCCTTAACTTCTATAAAGAGATGATCCGTCTCCGTAAACAAGACGAGACGTTCGTGTACGGGACGTATGACGTCGTCTTGCCGGAACATCCGGAGATTTACGCATACACGCGCACGCTCGGTGACTCGCAATACCTCGTCATGACGAACTTGACGGGGAAAGAAGCCATCTTTGCGACGGACATGACGCTTCGCTCGGAAGACGTCGTCTTGCAAAATATGCCGCTCGAGCCGCATGATGAGACGACACTCCTTCACTTGAAGCCGTTCGAAGGACGCGTCTACAAGTTAAGCTAA
- a CDS encoding DUF1934 domain-containing protein, translating into MAIEPKRVRLRQTTKMSELDEPIVLVADGLYYELKTGFILTFDQEREDGLVPTTLKYTTGRLALICKGPIEMNHSFIEGRLTQSVYKNPYMSMTMATTTERLDVADGRCRFDYALSMNDDVAGTYEVDVTWTFEGGDET; encoded by the coding sequence ATGGCAATTGAACCGAAACGAGTGCGCCTCCGTCAGACGACGAAGATGAGTGAACTCGATGAGCCGATCGTGCTCGTCGCGGACGGTCTCTACTATGAGCTGAAGACCGGGTTCATCTTGACGTTCGACCAAGAGCGTGAGGACGGCCTCGTCCCGACGACGTTGAAATATACGACCGGACGGCTCGCCCTCATCTGTAAAGGTCCGATCGAGATGAACCATTCCTTCATTGAAGGACGGCTGACACAAAGTGTATATAAAAACCCATACATGTCGATGACGATGGCGACGACGACGGAACGCCTCGACGTAGCAGACGGCCGTTGCCGTTTCGACTATGCGTTATCGATGAACGACGATGTGGCAGGGACGTACGAAGTCGATGTCACGTGGACGTTTGAAGGAGGAGACGAAACATGA
- a CDS encoding GNAT family N-acetyltransferase: MLRLVKTSSEQKEQVLALLKEWQEDGSDIVPTTIHKDTSDFDAYVKRLRDAEDREKIEDGWVPSTTYWLTDGKELLGAANIRHELNEHLMNFGGHIGYGIKPSARGRGLATKQLALALEKARALGIERALITCNQTNVASKQVILRNGGVPDTSFTEEDGTIVERFWIELKG; the protein is encoded by the coding sequence ATGTTGAGACTCGTCAAAACATCAAGTGAACAAAAAGAGCAAGTGTTAGCCTTGTTGAAAGAATGGCAGGAAGACGGGAGCGACATCGTCCCGACGACAATCCATAAAGATACGAGTGACTTTGACGCCTACGTCAAACGTTTGCGTGACGCGGAAGATCGCGAAAAAATCGAGGACGGTTGGGTGCCGAGCACGACGTACTGGTTGACCGACGGGAAAGAACTGCTCGGGGCGGCGAACATTCGTCACGAGTTGAACGAACACTTGATGAACTTTGGCGGCCATATCGGTTACGGGATCAAACCGAGCGCGCGGGGACGGGGCCTCGCGACGAAACAGCTCGCGCTCGCCCTCGAGAAAGCGAGAGCACTCGGCATCGAGCGCGCCTTGATCACGTGTAATCAAACGAACGTCGCGTCGAAGCAAGTCATCTTGCGTAACGGCGGGGTGCCGGACACGTCGTTCACGGAAGAAGACGGGACCATCGTCGAGCGGTTTTGGATTGAGCTGAAAGGGTGA
- a CDS encoding (Fe-S)-binding protein has protein sequence MSTFLIVNWILFLLVLGYGLYLFASLVYQRYTFIKLGKKAEWSQTNKERLEQVMINVFGQKKLLKDKKSGIIHVMMFYGFILVQFGAIDFIWKGLAVGTRFPHVPLGPLYPIFTFMQEIVMLMILVAVVWGFYRRYIEKLVRLKRNFLAGLALIFIGGLMVSVLFGNGFYLVYKEELPMWGEPVATIIGSAFAWVPGSVAFALFVVFWWLHLLFLLSFMIYIPQGKHAHLIAGTLNVWLGRTHKVGRLAPVDFSAMEEAEESDEEIVFGVNKIEDFNQKQLVDLYACVECGRCTNVCPATGTGKMLSPMDLIVKLRDHMNMKGAAITRKSPWAPALMFQNTQGAEIAAAAMNGNMLVADELIGNVITEEEIWACTTCRNCEDQCPVMNEHVDKIIDLRRYLVMMEGKMDPEAQRTVANIERQGNPWGMNRKERENWRKDREELVIPTAKEKKKAGEEFEFLFWVGAMGSYDSRSQKVAQSFASVLNKAGVSFAILGNEEKNSGDTPRRIGNELLFQELAEANIKLFEKYGVTKIVTVDPHAYNTFKNEYPDFGLNGVKVYHHTELLAELLDTGRIKPDFSVNERVVYHDSCYLGRYNGIYDAPRFVLERIPGVELVEAERNRENGMCCGAGGGLMWQEEKVGTRVNVARTEQLLETKPTVIGSACPYCLTMLSDGTKAKEVDESVGTFDVVELLDRSLAPLEVPEPLVQ, from the coding sequence ATGTCTACATTTTTAATCGTCAACTGGATTCTATTCTTGCTCGTCCTCGGCTATGGACTGTACTTGTTCGCCTCGCTGGTCTATCAGCGCTACACGTTCATCAAGCTCGGGAAGAAGGCAGAGTGGAGCCAAACGAATAAAGAACGGCTTGAACAAGTGATGATCAACGTGTTCGGGCAAAAGAAATTGTTGAAAGATAAGAAGAGCGGCATCATTCACGTCATGATGTTCTATGGGTTCATTCTCGTCCAGTTCGGGGCGATTGACTTCATTTGGAAAGGGCTCGCCGTCGGGACACGTTTCCCGCACGTGCCGCTCGGTCCGCTCTACCCGATCTTCACGTTCATGCAAGAAATCGTCATGCTCATGATTCTCGTCGCGGTCGTTTGGGGATTCTACCGCCGTTACATCGAGAAGCTCGTGCGCTTGAAGCGAAATTTCTTGGCCGGTCTCGCCCTCATCTTCATCGGTGGGTTGATGGTATCGGTCTTGTTCGGGAACGGGTTCTACCTCGTCTATAAAGAAGAGCTCCCGATGTGGGGCGAACCGGTTGCGACGATCATCGGCTCGGCGTTCGCTTGGGTGCCGGGAAGTGTCGCGTTCGCGCTCTTCGTCGTCTTCTGGTGGCTGCACTTGTTGTTCTTGCTCAGCTTCATGATTTATATCCCGCAAGGCAAGCACGCCCATTTGATCGCCGGCACGCTCAACGTCTGGCTCGGCCGGACGCACAAAGTCGGCCGTCTCGCCCCGGTCGATTTCTCGGCGATGGAAGAGGCGGAAGAGTCGGATGAAGAAATCGTCTTCGGGGTCAACAAGATCGAAGACTTCAATCAAAAACAACTCGTCGACTTATACGCCTGCGTCGAGTGCGGTCGTTGTACGAACGTCTGCCCGGCGACCGGGACCGGCAAGATGCTGTCACCGATGGACCTCATCGTCAAACTGCGCGACCATATGAACATGAAAGGGGCCGCCATCACCCGGAAATCACCGTGGGCGCCGGCACTCATGTTCCAAAACACGCAAGGGGCCGAAATCGCGGCCGCGGCGATGAATGGGAACATGCTCGTCGCTGACGAGTTGATCGGCAACGTCATCACCGAAGAAGAGATTTGGGCATGTACGACGTGCCGCAACTGTGAAGACCAATGCCCGGTCATGAACGAGCACGTCGACAAGATTATCGACCTTCGTCGTTATCTCGTCATGATGGAAGGGAAGATGGATCCAGAGGCACAGCGTACGGTCGCCAACATCGAGCGTCAAGGCAACCCGTGGGGGATGAACCGGAAAGAGCGCGAGAACTGGCGCAAAGACCGGGAAGAGCTTGTCATCCCGACGGCGAAAGAGAAGAAGAAGGCCGGCGAAGAGTTCGAATTCCTCTTCTGGGTCGGGGCGATGGGCTCATACGATAGCCGCAGCCAAAAAGTCGCCCAAAGCTTTGCGAGCGTCTTGAACAAGGCCGGCGTCTCGTTCGCCATTCTCGGGAACGAAGAGAAGAACTCAGGGGATACACCACGCCGTATCGGGAACGAGCTGTTGTTCCAAGAGCTCGCCGAGGCGAACATCAAACTGTTCGAGAAGTATGGCGTCACGAAGATTGTCACGGTCGACCCACACGCGTACAACACGTTCAAAAACGAGTATCCGGACTTCGGACTAAATGGTGTAAAAGTGTATCATCATACCGAGCTCCTCGCCGAGCTGCTCGATACGGGCCGAATCAAGCCGGACTTCTCTGTGAACGAGCGCGTCGTCTATCACGACTCGTGTTACCTCGGACGTTATAACGGCATCTATGACGCGCCACGTTTCGTCTTGGAACGCATCCCGGGTGTCGAACTCGTCGAGGCGGAACGGAACCGTGAGAACGGTATGTGCTGTGGGGCCGGCGGCGGTCTCATGTGGCAAGAAGAGAAAGTCGGGACGCGCGTCAACGTGGCCCGGACCGAGCAGTTGCTCGAGACGAAGCCGACCGTCATCGGTTCGGCGTGTCCGTACTGCTTGACGATGCTCTCGGACGGGACGAAAGCGAAAGAAGTCGATGAGTCAGTCGGTACGTTCGACGTCGTCGAGTTGCTTGATCGCTCGCTTGCCCCGCTTGAAGTACCTGAACCGCTCGTTCAATAA